The Chryseolinea soli nucleotide sequence GCGGGGCTGTTAGAGAAGGGGACGGACCATATCCGTCATGGAGAAAGCGAGGGTGTTCATAGGCGTAATGATTGCGCTTGCATTGGCTTACGTCAAAACGCGGTGAAAGGTTGGGATTTCGCCGGAACAATTTCAAAATAAGTTCAGTCCCGGAGGCCCGAACGGTTAACCTCCACGATCCAAAATTCCATAAAAAAGAAAAAGACCACCCGAAGATGGCCTTTTCATTTACGGGTTATGTTGATTCCTTATTAATCCTTTTGAACGCTGCTCGCACCCGACACATTGGAGTTCACCGAAGGATTTCCGCGATACAAAATAGAACTGGCACCTCCGGCAACGGCCTTGAGCTCATCCGAAACCGTAACCTTCCCGCTACTGGCCCCCGATATATTGATGTCGGCCTTGCCCACGGGATAATCAAACGCACTCAAAACCGATGCACCCGACACTTCCGCTTTCAATTCATCGCCTAACCCGAAGAGATGCAGGCTGGAGGCACCAGACAGCACGAGGTTGACCTTGCGATAGCCCGCGTCCAGTTGTGATACCGATGCGCCCGAAAGGTAAATGTTCAGATCCTCGTCGCTTTCGAAGCCGATGATCCGGGATTCGGTAGCGCCGGAGAAGTTCACTTCCTTCAGCGTGGGCATGGTGATGGTGATGTAGGTATCGTGATGGCGGTTGGCGTTGTCATCGAATTTGATGATGAGCGTGCTGCCGCTTTTGAATACGTCGAGGTCGTTCAGGTTGCGGCGATCGCCGCGGATTTCGATGCTAAACGTGTTGGCTTGCTCCACACGAATGTTGAAGGCACTACCCATTTCCAGGCGATCGAAGTCTACGAGGGAGTAGGTTTCCGTGGATTCCTGCAGAGGGCCGGGATCCTCGGTATGGTTGCAGCCCGTCAGCGCGACCACGAGGAGACATAGTGAGACCGAGAGCGTTTTGATGTACTTCTGCATAAGGGGGTTCATTTGGTTTCCCCGTTAGGACAACCGGGATTAGAGTTACCCCTATGCTGAATGAAAAAAATGCAGAACCTGATTTCTTAGGCGATGGAAATCGTCTTCACATTCACAAATTCCTTGATCCCTGCTTCCGAAAGCTCCCTTCCATAACCGGACTTCTTAGTTCCCCCAAACGGCAACCGCTGATCGGATTTCATCAACGCATTAATAAATACCGACCCCGATTCCACTTCCCGCGCCAGGCGTTCGCCCCTTTCAATATCTTTTGTCCAAATGGAAGCACCCAACCCATACCGGCTGGCGTTCGCCAATTTCACCGCCTCCTCTTCCGTGCGCGCCGTGATCACGGCCGCCAGGGGCCCAAAGGTCTCCTCATCAAACGCCGGGATGCCGGGTTTCACTTGATCCAATAATATAGGCTGGACGTTCGCTTGCTGGCGTTGCCCGCCGGTGACTATCCTGGCACCCAATTTCACCGACGCGTTCAATTGTTTCTCCAGCGTCTCCGCCAGGTCAACCCGCGCCACGGGGCCCATCGAAATGTT carries:
- a CDS encoding head GIN domain-containing protein is translated as MQKYIKTLSVSLCLLVVALTGCNHTEDPGPLQESTETYSLVDFDRLEMGSAFNIRVEQANTFSIEIRGDRRNLNDLDVFKSGSTLIIKFDDNANRHHDTYITITMPTLKEVNFSGATESRIIGFESDEDLNIYLSGASVSQLDAGYRKVNLVLSGASSLHLFGLGDELKAEVSGASVLSAFDYPVGKADINISGASSGKVTVSDELKAVAGGASSILYRGNPSVNSNVSGASSVQKD